The Harmonia axyridis chromosome 3, icHarAxyr1.1, whole genome shotgun sequence nucleotide sequence CTGGTAGCAAGGTGTTTCTTGTTGTTCCAGATGTTTGTCTGACGTGGATGCTTCTGAGAAATACACAAAAGAGAATTATATATAGTACGAGATAATTCTAGGTGACCgctttgattttattatattgtaTGTTTAGCGCGTTAAGCTTTGTACAACACAGCTAGCTATATAACGACGGTTACAAAAAAAGAGGTAACAAAGAAGTGTTAAGGACCACCACAGTCACCAGTCGAAGAGGACACTGGGTGAAGTTCAGTTGAAGTACCAAATTTACCAATTAAAGAACTCACCAGAGTCTCCATCGCCCAAAATGGGCGGTGGAGGTATTATGAAAGAGTTTATCTCCTCTGGCGTCAACTCAACAGACGGCGTCACCTTCAGCGTCGGCGGAGGCACCGTGACGCTGGCCAGAAACTTCTCCAGGTCCTGTTCTTCGGCCAGGGCGCACAGCTTATCCAGTCTCTCCACCGAATCGGCGAAAGACATGGGCGGCACGCTTATGGGCGTCGGTAAGGCACAGTCGAGCTCGTCAGGGGTGGCGGGTGGAGGCAGGAGCGTCAAATCGATTATGTCCGAGTCGAATACGTACATCTCCTCTTCCTCCTCCTCCCTGCTGTTCCTCGACGCTTCCCGAACCTTCTTCAGGTACTCCTGGAAGTCAAAATTAGATTATGTAGTATCGATCAGAACAGGTTCCAACGCTTGAAATCAGTTCCGTCATATAGTTCGGTAGTTCTCTCACAAAATATTAAAGCGGTTTCATGATTTTTTCGGACTTTTTGATCAGTTTACTGTAAAAAACAAAACACCAACAACGGGCTGGGGCATTTGTaaagataataaaataatgaCTGGTTTGTTTCAAACTGTAAACGGATAAAAGACGACCTAATTCTTGTAGTTTATCAAAGAGAACAGATTTTCAGAACTACTTTGTTCAAAAAATATCGAAGCTTAGAGTTGAACTGAAAGAACTGACGACCTAACTCAACTAAGACCTGAATCTCGCAGTTCTTCAAGAAGATAAGCTCTTTCAAACAGTTCACGACCGGTCTGCAGATGAACCAAAAGAACTGACTAACTAACGGAACAAGGTTCGGACTTAGTTCTCGCTATTCTACGACATACTCTGAACATATTCCTTCTTGAACCTACCAAGTATAAAAATTGAAGAACTATCGAAATGACTGAGTATTTGTAGATTCACTCTTTCGTCCTAGTTCTTCTTCGAACACACAAGCTTACCTTTGAACTGAAAGAACTAACTCAACATACATCTAGATAGACCTCGCAGTTCTCACAGTTCTTCAAGGAGATAAGCTCTTTCAAACTATTGCTCACGATCTGTTCAAGTTTACAGATGAACCAAAAGAACTGATAAACTAACGGAACAAGGATAGGTCTTAGTTTTCACTGTTCAGCGACATACTCCGAACAAATTATTTCTTGAACCTACCAAGTATAAAAACTGGAGATCTATATAAATGACTGAAAACTTGTACATTCATTATTTCGTCTTAGTTCTTCCTCGAACACAAGGAGATTAGCTCTTTCAAACCATTGTTCACGACCTGTTCAAGTCTACAGATGAACCAAAAGAACTGACGAACTAACGGAACAAGGATAGGACTTAGTTCTCGCTGGAGAACTATCGAAATGACTGAGAACTTGCAGATTACCTATTTCGTCCTAGTTCCCCGCACACACAAGCTTACCGTTGAACTGAAAGAACTAAcgaaaatgaaacaaactaGTTCTCTCCAACCTACCTGGAAATCTCCATCCTTTCCAGTATCCGGACTCCTGAGACCAAAGCTCACTCGTCCGCTCTGCTGCTTGATCTCTGCGAGGCGCCGAGGCGAATTGTGCGGTGAGGCTATCACCGAATCATTGTCGCTCTCCGATTGGTTGTTGGAGATCTCGGAGCGCAGCATCTCTATTGCGGCATTCGCGAACACGTTCTTCGACTGGTTCTGGGCTTGGTGGTCTCTGGCAAGAAGTAGGAGGGAGTCGCTGTGCTTCAGCTTGCCGGGTGCGTCGTCCGTCAGCTGACTGTCGTTGTCGCTCTCGATGTCAACGCTGGTCTCTTGCCATTCGGCCAGGGCGTTCAGTCTGGAAGTAGGTTTTTGAGTATGGACGCTTTAGTTgtgattattatcattattattcactgaatcggagccgttgcggctctgttagccctccgggaactgcgaccaatttgatattttgttcttaaccctacctattcatacgaACTCAGGGAGGTCGTCGATACGGTTAAAGAAACCGACGACATACGACATCATTAGAAGCCATCATTTGGTTATCACtttgtgagtatccagaactgactttcccttagttgtaataatgataataaaatattcatttccattgattaaaaaaaaatgataaaatatcaaGATATATCACACACTAATTTTATTCCCGACTCATGTGGAAAACCAATGtagatgatatttgaaatttccaatATGATTTTTATGCCTACCTTTCGAGGTTCTCCTGTTCCGTCAAGTACTTTTGTGAGTCCTCCACCATCATTTGCATCTCTTGTACCCTCCTAAGTACCTCCCCATTTCTAGCCTCCATCGATCCTCCGTCCATTATCTCCATGTTGAGCACAGTTTGCAGCTCGTAGTTCTGGTCAACTCTGCCTCCATAGTGGTGGTTTCTGTTCGGCATTGAGTTATTCATGTTGCTGTCCAAGCTGTAAGCTCCTAGCATAAGTGGTGTTTTGCTCTGTCGACCTGTAATGAAAGGTATGATAATGAAGCAATTAGACAGTAAATGAATTATGACTGCTAGTTTTGTCTTGTGTCATTTTGGTGGGGGCGTGAAGGTCATAAGATGCTTAAAGGAAATGAATTGGTTAGTCCACGGGAACCTGACGTTTTAGGAAAGAGCAGTACAGGAAAGATGATTACACCGAATTATTTTTGGGGTCGATTGGTTAGAGAACAATCTTTCAGAACAGCAATCACTTGTTCTAATATTAAGCTGAATCAGCCCTGAGAAGGACTTCTATAATGTTAAATCTGACAATATATCGTTTAGGTTAGCCAGATAAAGAAATTTTCACAACATGTGATAGGCTTCTTATTTCTCGATTTGCAAAatctgcaaacttcatctgcttAAGGCTCATTCGACACAAATAATATCTTTATCGACTGTGTCCTGTCAGTTCTCCGACAATGACCTGAAGCTCAGACTGTGATAGCTTCAGAAGCTTCTAGGTTTAATACAGCAATAAgttgataaataatttttgcttCCTCAAGTCCGCATGTATTTCCCTAGAGGAGTTTCTTTGCTTCTGCATCCCATTGCCAGATCGCCACTGTGTAGTGTACTTTTCGAAGGCCACAGAAGGGTGAGTTCCGTAAGTTGACACCCTTTAAACCTTCATTGACCACAGTGTCTTGGCAACCACAGGAGTGGACGTTGTTGTCTCTAGTCAATTGCTTAATGGTGTTAGGGCATTCTTGGGATATTAATGAACAGGGCTatataatttcaagttcctCAGAGTGGTAAGGTAGAGAAAAGTGAGTCATTGCTTTTGGGATGGAAAGCCATTTCATTGAAGAGCTGTTGGACCATTTTAGGAGATGCATAATGCAGACAgaagtttgaaatattcaaaagtaTACAatgtttttaggattcttaaacGAACATGCATGTTTATTACATACCTATCGTATTATAGAGGCCGTTGGTCTTGCGGTTGATGACCTGGTAGACCGGCTGCATGGAGAAACACGCCGTCTTCATCGAGTTGTTGTTGATGTAGCTCCATTTCTCGGGTACCACCTTGTGCTGGGAGAGATAGGGAGGTGCCAGATCGTCCATTGGAGCAGCTTCCTCTTGGTCCACCGGTAGGTTCTGGCCGGTGGTCAATCTGAAATAGCCCCTGAGCACAAGAACCAGCTCGCTCGCGTCTCTCTCTTCCAGACAGATCGACACCATCTTGTCGTTTTGTAAGCGGATGAGTACGCTACGACTGATCTCGTCGTCGCTCCTCACCTCTATCCTTCGCATCTCCTCTATGTTGGCGATAGGGACGGGCTAAAAGCACGCTACTATTAGTTTCGTTTCAACTTATGGTGGGTTTAtacaccagtcctaagaactaagactaaacctaagaactaagaattgaacgctaacaaatcaatgcacgtttcctaagaactaagaactaacattAGCAGGCCAACTTTttactaagaactaagggctcaggtaaaatatagaagtgcgtcTGCGCctcatagaatttcaatattaacaagtaccagtttctatcattttatgttccgttattcgcgtatatcaatgaaaattaaaaaattaaatttaattttttcacaatcaatatcaatgtcaaacatcaaagtatagaacaaatagaaagtagttcgagcacgtgcgcattcCTTAACTAAGATCTAaaaagagagtgcataaacgccactgaattcttaggttaaGTTCTTAATTCaaagttcttagtccttagttcttaggtacggtgcatgaATCCACCATTAGTTTTATTCCTGAACATGacctataatttttttatatatatatggtATCAAAAATTTAATTGCCCATTTAAAAGgaataacaaatttcatcataTCTGGCGGCAACAAGTTGAAATTCTATGCCCAGACAACAATCCCCCTACAATAGGTACCATAGAGTAGCGGAAGAGTGCGATTCATAGAATTTCATCCCGTCAAGTTACTAAAATCTTAAATTGTATTTATGCTGCACTTCGAAAGAATTATTGAgctatatataaaatatattaatcattttttaggaaaaatatgaacttttttcgGACGTGACGAATGATTTCTCCGTCAAAAACTGGAAAATATCGATGCTAGTccagatgaaaataaaaaattcaattctgtccaaGAGAAAAAGGCCATCCAAAAATAAAAAGCAACTGAAAATACATCTCTAATAACACACCTTAGAATGATTCACGAAGGTCAGATGTATTATGTGTTGCACAACATTATACGATTCAGTTCTTCAACATTTGTCAAAACTAATTCGAGATAATTGTCAACGTTCATCAAAACTACAACATCTAACGAAATAGGCCAGTGACACTGGAAATATTATACTCAGAACttatcaaatttgattttttctctaaatatTGATGTTACTTGCAGGAATCTACTCATATATTTGAGAATCTAATTTTGAATTTAGATTAAGATAGGGTACAATACATCAGTAAAGCTTCTGCTGAGACATGACAGAAGTGCAGaaacattttaaaatttcagttattcgaaatgtaaaatgtgaaaataatataatacaaaGAGGATACAGAATCATTGTCTTCAATTAAATTCTGAGTTTAATGGATTTCCATCAGGTAAAGACCCGATCAATTCTCTGAATATAAATATGTGAAAataaatctgttattttcaGAGAAAACAAAACTTCGTATCTCTATGTTCATGTTATATTTAGTCAGCTGTTGGAAGTGTGAATTAAGAATCTCGAAGATAtagcattgtttttgatttctttcagGTTAGtaagttattttttcatttctttttattttctttctttttatttatttgtatttctttgtatgttattatattttgttttgtatgttattataataggactttattgatttaaattcgTTACAAATGAACAGAAAAGCAAAACAATCCCAGGGCGAAGTTCAGATGGCATTCTATAATGCCTCTGTTCTGCCACTCAAACCCTgtgttatattttaaactaaagaaaataaattctttcaaaatcAACGCATCAAATCCTCTATTTCTtcgattataaaaataagaattgataaAATTCTTGTGTATATAAACTCACTATAGAATTCCTCGTTCCTGTTATCTGACTGATACCGAACTTTGGACTGACCAAAATCACCCTCTCCATCGAGTCGCCCCTGGGTCCTGCAGAGAAGCACTTGGCGCCGTAGCTAGGCAGCTGGCCAACTATGTCCAGATAGTGCAGCTTCGCCTGGAGCGCCGTCAGCTGTTTTCCAGGACCGGCCATGCTCGAATGGAGCTTCAGGAAGTGCGCTATCAACTTCCTCAGCTCCTTCCGTTTCATGTTTTCGAGCAGAGAGGCCGGCACGAACCGTTCCAAGCCGAAATCCCTTCTGAAATGCACATCAATAACTTCGAGTTCTCATTAAACGAGTTATAGGTTAGTTGAGGTTATGTTAAGTGTGAAGACACATTGGAAAATATAAGATTTTATCACATTTTGCATTCACAGAAACTATTTAACTCACTCTATGGTCTTCATCGTCAATTTTCCAGAGCCTATGTTGTTCGCCAACGCATGTTGGTATATGTGCAATGCTGCCAACCTGAGGGCGGTGTCGTACTGGAGTTCAGGTGCGAAACGTTCCTGTATCACGTCGTTGCAGCACTGCGTGTATAGGTAATCGAGGGCGTTGAGATCTCTTTGAGCTAATGCAGCAGCCGAAGGGGGTACAAAAGCTACCCGGTACAGGCATCTCAACTTGTAAGCCCCAGGCCTGGAAGCTATCTGAAAAAGATAGTGTGATGAATTAAACAGGTTTTGGCACACACAGTTGGcttcaaatcaattcaaattgtttttgtcagaacctaaagacacaatttggtttttcgcagtgcatcagttgaagaatatcttctttcggccataacttcagaacgcctgaaactatcgctttgcgatctgtaggttttttcatgcaaatttgatggaatttatatttctgttaagaaaatccaatcattacatttgaaatttcggagtaaaatgaacaaaacaatgaacttctgacttagcgccccctatagaAAGCagcaaaatcaaatttatcatgaatatattttgtcctcaatcaacaaaatattatcttccagacgagatctaatttgctcaaaactgaagccaaactgaagttacaggcatttcaatcagacaGATTTCTCCCTCCCCCCTACCCTTATTGGATgacgtaaaatcgaaagtgacaattcaaaatgatagagaattttccaaggattacagtgattatattctttcttcaacttcatatgaaacattttcgagtaaaattcatttttctactcgacgatagctattacgccccctagcgttacaggtatgaacttcaaaacaattttcagtgtgttttcttgtacattttagtggtaaaaaattttaccgcaagtctATACGattagtggatcctgagatatagccgcttacctcgcttatttgtccaccctgtagagtgcatcccattttgggtgagacagccaggtttctagcttgttatttgagatagagccttgcggttttcacgttcctgtcctactttttcgtgaaactcaagttggtctgatCAGATTTTGCGTAACTGTTTCCGTTCGagtgatacagggtgattttggaaattgatacttttcggaaccctcctttatctccgaagttattagaaataatgctgatcTGAAAACtatgtctgaatcagaattctgcgtagaatccagtggagtactcaatttttttttcggggtttgtttttgaagattcaacacaaacctgaattttttcaatggaataccatgtatatcattacttcgttgaattcgttatttttttcttcaaaatgatatatgatactatgtaggtaggatgttcagaaattaaaaaaaaaaaactaaaacatcaaataatgatgattttttgttaatggacaatggatttcccatataaaagaagaatcaataatactaacaataattcatagtgATAACAgcctagatcagattggtttttttccctccaatgcctacttgatgaaacaatgctcccaaatgcatagtagccataataacaacaaggatgtttgtatcatcaatgactcactacttttaaaaatcaaaagtaataatcctcttatcgaaacatagaaaattcatggcccatttacaaaaaatcattattatttgatgctttagtgttttttttaacatttctgaacatcctacctacatagtatcatacatacaaggaaaaaaataacgaattcaacgaagtaatgatatatagagtgttccattaaaaaaaatataggtttgtgttgtatctcagcattatttctaataacttcagagataaaggaggggtccgaaaagtatcaatttccaaaatcaccctgtacctcttgaacggaaacagttatgcaaaatctgattagaccaacttgagtttcaaaagtaggaacgtgaaaaccgcaaggctctatcttaaataacaagcgagaaacctgggtgtctcacccaaaatgggatgcactgtacacacGAACTGTTGATTAGAACTGTCGATCTGAACTGCCGATTTGATCTGATAAAGAAAATCTGAAAAGCAGTTGAGTTGAAAGACCAAACCTGAAGACTGCGATCGTTCAGACACGTTCAGTTCAGATCTTGTAGCTTTCGGAAGTtaggaatttaaaaaaaaggagaaaattaGGACCATCAATAAGATAATTCTCCTTTCACGTTTATTAAGCTAACGTTTGATCCAGTGTCAAAAAGTCGACGTGATTAATgaatgaatttggagaaaaatacTGATGATATTCAGAGTACAAGACAGGAATTCAAAGATTCCACAAATTCCACActaattttcataatgaaaatcTCTAAAAGAACAACAATAAGTTTAGTCCTGGAAATTTCGTTAATTTCAACCCTTTGATCGTATCCAGGATTAGCGCGGATAATTAAACTGTAAAAACTTCGACAAACTTTCGTTTGATCCCAAGAGTAAACAGGATTTAGAGCAGCAAATTAACCACTTCGAAATGCGCATATTGAAAGACAACAAAGAGACGGTGGCGCAGTAGGAAATTGGGGGATTGCAATAAATAGCACGTCTATGGAGCTTTGATTAAGTTTGGGACGATAATGTGCGGTCATGGAATTGTATGAACTAGTTCACACCATTAGAAATCATTTGTATTCTATGAAATGTTCAGAATGGTTAAGATAAGTGGGTATTATTGGATTCTTCAGGGTGTAGCAGAGGAATaggctattattattattattatttatttgaactgaggtcgttttggttcggtaagccttccgggaactgcgaccatgcagatcttttgttcactaccctactcattgatagaaacccagggagatcgtcaacgacgttaataaaattgacaacctccttgggGGCCTTGGCCCCCTGGTAtcctggtatccaggaccggcttacccatgtgaatggttcttaggccagccagctccggacacttgcatatcaagtgttcggctgtttctgcttccgatgcacagagcctgcaaatctcgtctgctgactttcccatacggtacaaatgatgtttgtacagacagtgccccgtcagcagtcccaccatcacccgaagctcggctcgcgtcagcttcaggagctttttggcgtaggtaggtgaaatcttcacgaatttctttgcctgaacaagtctaggagtgttagtccagtggattgtcctactgttcaactcccatagctggaccgcagctttatgttggtcttttcctatcccacagaaaagctcaggtccagcaggtcttaaccttgatgcactttttgcaagttcatccgctctttcatttccttcaactccacagtgccctggtacccatagtagagtcaccttatttcctctggccagttgctttatgatgttacggcactcccaagtcagcaaagaCCCCTGACAATACGATTCCAgagatctcagcgtggtttggctgtccgtggtgatgtagatatgcgcccccttgaggttcattttgagacactcctgggcgcatacataaacagccattatctcggtctgcagaatcgagggctcacttcccagggctttagagatcctcagtttaggtccgtATATCCCAATgtcggtgcccttctctgtttttgatccatctgtgaaccatatggatgactttttgtccagacgatttacgagacttattgcactaggacggtcatttatgGTTTATTtagatggttttgcgaggaggtttgaatctagttgattcagtatcctcatatgtccaacccagtttccaggaagaAGCTTGAGGAATAGGATAGGTAGTACTGAGGAATATTAGAACAAATATCCTGCAAACATTGGTCTTTGTTACTTCAATTTATACCACTTTTGTCTATTTTATCTGTGCTACTCATTGCGATCGAATGCAAAGTACCAAGACTAGGATGTCTTACCCTCGCCAAAGTATCCTGGGGATCCAGAAGAGTCAGCTTGTTCCTCTTGACCGATTTGATGTGTTCAACGACTAGACTGAAGTGTTCCGTGGCCTGCAGTTGCAACTTCGTCTCTAGCGAGGACATCACGTCGTGGACAGTAGTCCAGGCATCGTATTTGAAGGATTTGGTCTGGCCGTTCTCCAGGAACACCTTCAGGACATTGGCCATCGGTGCAACACACAGATCGCCCAGGGAGAACGCTGAAgcctgaaataataaaaataacaacTATTTGTAACATTGCATTAAAGATTTCGTCTATGGAAGTTCAAGTAAGATTAGGATGTGCAAGACCTTCGAGTTGATGGCCAAAATAAATGATCAAAAAAGAACATAGTTACCCATTCAGAGGAGCTTCAGAGGAGAGAGATTTGCTGGATAAGGTGTTATTCCGGAGAGCTGTTATTATATTCTTATGGcttaaatatttcgatgacaataagaaaataatcaatttcaaattaaaattgaaaatgaacgattaatataaataaaatgtctCCTGTGGTGGGTTCACTGAGAAGATGCTCATTTATGATCAGTACACAACACAAAAAAATGATCTACCACAGCTTGATCTCCTCCAGACTGAGGTATCTTATTAATTGTTAGGGAAATGCCtcaaatacattattaacaaGGCTACAAGTGTTCCATAATAgaactataaaaatattttacaacTATGGCATGTTAACACCtacatcaatattatataaggaCACTAAACTTTTGGACATTCATAACCTAAAGAAATTGGAACAAGTTAAACTGATACATGGCATGACGAAAAATTATATAAAgtcaaattatagatttacGCTAGTACAGGATGTGCATAGCCATAACACCCGAGATAGAGGTACCATCAGAAGTGAACTCAGGTTTACAAGGAAAGCCCAGGACTCCCTAATTTACCGAGCAATAGAAGTATTTAACCAAAtaccaccagaaataaagtatataagaactaaaaaaaagcttaagttgtacctgaaagatttattttgtttagtttaactttgttgttgttttgaatattttatagtattatttttttgtatattgttagataggccttgtcaccagtacttgttctgtattagaggtcaagactaaagaagtaaataaaaaaaataaaaaaaaaattgtatggaCAGAACAGCTAAGCAGATACGTTTTTCTCCTAGTCATGTTACTCGTAAGTAAAGAcgataaatatattaaaaaattaaaaaccttAGGTATCAATTAATGATAGCCTTTCAGCTGGAAAGTATCAAAAAATCTCTTCAAGAAGTGATTCAaaagttatgataatattacatCAGTTGCTTTTATTGTAATGTCTACTTTGAACACCCTATAACTGGGGAACCAGCGTTGACCAGAGTCTCATGATTAGCTTTTCCTATCAAGGGCATGAAATTCTAAAGAAACAATACTaacgaaaagaaaaagaagtacaatttccaatagtgtaatatcatacgatattaattatttatctggttaatgtatgaGCAAAATgtcatcaacataaccattgtcagacagaaggtctccacgctattacgtaggaatcataatcgaaagtaacccaaggagaatgcatgtcatcgagggagaatagcgatatacctgctatttcgtttgtttatCATTTTGGGtggagttatgcggtactgatgatcactaataagggtgaaaccggtatatcgctattctccctcgatgacatgcattctccttgggttactttcgattatgattcctacgtaatagcgtGGAGACCTACTgcctgacaatggttatgttgatggcattctgctgatacattaaccagataaata carries:
- the LOC123675910 gene encoding uncharacterized protein LOC123675910 isoform X2, coding for MLLQAAPVESGVKPSEEAHSEPEGFTHVLDYAPAPGWTVHISKEGRLYYCNHVTRTAGWLPPAEAWRSGENALPYGWERALDDSGRTYYINHVNKTTTYETPIVRYTEPLPMPEPRTVQLDRSPSLGFGFVAGSEKPVIVRFVTEGGPSVDKLLPGDQILAVNDEDVKGAPREHVISLVRACTKTVKLTVCQPPEQQGARKSTLLSASKKARLRNKPSRVRFAESVCVNGAPLFPASAFSLGDLCVAPMANVLKVFLENGQTKSFKYDAWTTVHDVMSSLETKLQLQATEHFSLVVEHIKSVKRNKLTLLDPQDTLARIASRPGAYKLRCLYRVAFVPPSAAALAQRDLNALDYLYTQCCNDVIQERFAPELQYDTALRLAALHIYQHALANNIGSGKLTMKTIERDFGLERFVPASLLENMKRKELRKLIAHFLKLHSSMAGPGKQLTALQAKLHYLDIVGQLPSYGAKCFSAGPRGDSMERVILVSPKFGISQITGTRNSIPVPIANIEEMRRIEVRSDDEISRSVLIRLQNDKMVSICLEERDASELVLVLRGYFRLTTGQNLPVDQEEAAPMDDLAPPYLSQHKVVPEKWSYINNNSMKTACFSMQPVYQVINRKTNGLYNTIGRQSKTPLMLGAYSLDSNMNNSMPNRNHHYGGRVDQNYELQTVLNMEIMDGGSMEARNGEVLRRVQEMQMMVEDSQKYLTEQENLERLNALAEWQETSVDIESDNDSQLTDDAPGKLKHSDSLLLLARDHQAQNQSKNVFANAAIEMLRSEISNNQSESDNDSVIASPHNSPRRLAEIKQQSGRVSFGLRSPDTGKDGDFQEYLKKVREASRNSREEEEEEMYVFDSDIIDLTLLPPPATPDELDCALPTPISVPPMSFADSVERLDKLCALAEEQDLEKFLASVTVPPPTLKVTPSVELTPEEINSFIIPPPPILGDGDSASTSDKHLEQQETPCYQNRREVENYPDHDKTSSPKQTVIEYATIDRRGPFSCCSKGKSEKPKDVPNDSECIQPPPRRCSDEKPPERPPKISPQERARSHSLTNSTLKTFGEFPPKLPPRSDNNHQAPPHLFLPPKKPPLPPVPPLDVLRSKKNVPAQTKQVPEIRTAGIGSPHLQRSKNVYNELEGNFSEKTTLKHATAVSTPTSPHLGRGFQFSTVTKSRDSPPLTTNPMQQCSHLRSNSYNHYDIKSRIACFESKRREAEGISNGGTSHSSPVRNGCTSSGENLIAKTDVAMASLLVRLDQVAAQCSAAQTQGGGRLICEEKFQAAKEELISQSLHLVSSSKMLVIAMSDLTLPDLPENLAICLTILRRLTEVCQDLANHTTAPLQTRNLILKVHDVTAAFRKLITSDIDRSSQQIIEEQLAAQAEGLANVLATLLRILRVFSP